The Streptomyces sp. NBC_01381 genomic interval GGCTGCGGGTCGTGCCCACCGTGGCGGGGTCCGCCCGGGCGGCGTTGGATGCCCTCGCCTTCCCTCGGCTCTCCACCGGGCGCCTGAGCGTCACGCGGGCCGACTCCGAGGTGACCCCTGACCCTTGTGATCCGCCGGGCGATCCGCTCGGCCTGCTGCCCGACGGGATGCTGCGCGTGGAGGTCCTGGACGGCGGCACCGCGGCCACCGCCCGGTTCGTCTGGGCGGCCGACAACGGAGCGGCCACCGCCCGGGTCAAGGCCTTCAGCGGCACCCAGGTGACCCTGGCCGCCGCACCCGCGGTGAAGTTCGCACAGCAGGACCTGGTGGAGGTCGGCCGGCGCAGCCGGCGCGCGGACCGGGCGCCGCACGGCGAGCTGTACTCCATCGCCTCCGTCACGCCGGACGTGGCGGGGGACGTCCTGGTGCTCAACCGCCCCGTGTCCGCCACTGGCGGTGCGACGGGCCTGGTGGTCCGCCGCTGGGACGGTCAGTCCGTGGGTGCGGCGAACCAGGTCACGGCGCTCGTCCGCGGCGTCGACCTGGGCCTGCGGTTCAGCGCGGGCACCGGGAGCTATCTGTCCGGCGACTGGTGGGGCGCGCGGCTGCGCCCGGCGTCGGCGGACGGCGTGGAGCGGCTCTCGGCGGCACCGCCGGACGGCACGCCGCACACCGCGCTGCCGCTCGCCCTGGTCGACTTCGACGCGCAGACGGTCATCGAGGACGGCCGCCCCAAGTTCCCCCAGCTGACCCGGCTGCCCCGGGGCACCTGCACGGTCACCGCGTTCCCCGGCGAGGATCTGCAGTCGGCGGTGGATCTGCTGCCGTCGACCGGCGGTGAACTGTGCCTGGCGGCGGGCCGGTTCGTCATCGACCAGCCGATCCGGGTGACCGGACGCCACCGGGTCGTCGTCACCGGCGTCGGCTCCGCGACCGTGCTCGCCCCGACCAAGGACAAGTGCGCGCTGTTCTTCGAGGGCTGTACGGAGGTAGAGGTCTCCCGGCTGCGGGCGGAGGGCGCGCCGACCACCACCGAACACCTCGACGGCGCGCTGACCTTCACCGGCTGCACCAAGGTCCGGGTGCGCGACTGCGACGTGGCGTGCGCGGACACCGCGGGGGACGACCGTTCGGCGGCCTGCCTCACCTTCCGCGGGCCGTTCGGCGCCGGCGTCGTGCCCGAAGTGGCCTTCGAGGACAACCGGTTGGAGGTGGGGGTGCGCCAGATCGGGATCCTCGTCCTCGACGCGAACTCCGCGCTCGTCAGCCGCAATCGCATCCAGTACGTCCCCACGTCGACGCCGATCAGGATCTCCCCCGTAGTGATCGCATCGGAACTGGCCCGCATCGCCGCCGACCCCAGCGCGACCCGCTACGGCCTCCAGCTGACGCAGATCCGGGCGGGCCTGCAGGCCGAGGTCGCCGCGCTGATGGCCCGCACTCCGGGGCTCACCCTGGGCCCGGCCCGGCGCAGCGTGGCCTCGACCCGGGTCAACGCGACGCCGCGCGAACGGCTGCACACCCTTGTCGCGGCCGGCACCGCCGCCCAGTTGGGCGGTGCGCTGCAGGGCATCGTCCTGGCCGGGCACACCCTGGCCACCGCCCGTGTCACCGACAATGTCGTCGAGGGGGTGGCGCAGGGCATCCACATCGGCACCGCGCGCGGCCCCGCCGCCGGGCAGGTGATGATCTCCGGCAATGTGATCCAGGTCGGTCTGCCCGCGGTCTACAACCGGGCCCGGCACGCGGTGTTCGTCGCCGACGCCTCGCGGCTCGCGATCCTGGGCACCGTCGCGGACCTGGCCCGGCGCGGCGCCCTGGAGAACTCCCCCACCGACGCCATCCTCGTCCACGGCAGGCGCGGCGCACGCCTCGTCGTCCGCGACTCCAGCCTCACCCGGTTCACCACCGGCGTGCGCGTCGTCCCCCTCTCGGAACGCCCCGCGCTCGGCAACCGTCTCTGGCGCGTCAGCGAGACGGCGGCGGAGGGTGCCACCACGGCCCTGGTGGCGCCGGACCTCGCCCTGACGGAGCAGGAACGCAACGTGGCGATGCCCCTGTTCCAGGCTTAGGCGCGCGCCTTGACGGGGCCACCGATTCCGCAGTACGCCTTAAGGGCTCCGGTAATGCGCTAGGTGCGCTGGGCGTGATCTTCAGGGTTCGGTTC includes:
- a CDS encoding DUF6519 domain-containing protein; translation: MTGDYTKVPLRDAERWTGARMQQGRVLLDHEWNLNLDAAARAAADAVRDVVGPSGGVPDGSPAFQVGFVQNPIPALRQVTVQAGRIWADGLCAFAPAPFSYFSQETPPGIPGVGRAVVFLDVFSEHVQPAEDWAEIADPALEPLDASARTRVGYRLRVVPTVAGSARAALDALAFPRLSTGRLSVTRADSEVTPDPCDPPGDPLGLLPDGMLRVEVLDGGTAATARFVWAADNGAATARVKAFSGTQVTLAAAPAVKFAQQDLVEVGRRSRRADRAPHGELYSIASVTPDVAGDVLVLNRPVSATGGATGLVVRRWDGQSVGAANQVTALVRGVDLGLRFSAGTGSYLSGDWWGARLRPASADGVERLSAAPPDGTPHTALPLALVDFDAQTVIEDGRPKFPQLTRLPRGTCTVTAFPGEDLQSAVDLLPSTGGELCLAAGRFVIDQPIRVTGRHRVVVTGVGSATVLAPTKDKCALFFEGCTEVEVSRLRAEGAPTTTEHLDGALTFTGCTKVRVRDCDVACADTAGDDRSAACLTFRGPFGAGVVPEVAFEDNRLEVGVRQIGILVLDANSALVSRNRIQYVPTSTPIRISPVVIASELARIAADPSATRYGLQLTQIRAGLQAEVAALMARTPGLTLGPARRSVASTRVNATPRERLHTLVAAGTAAQLGGALQGIVLAGHTLATARVTDNVVEGVAQGIHIGTARGPAAGQVMISGNVIQVGLPAVYNRARHAVFVADASRLAILGTVADLARRGALENSPTDAILVHGRRGARLVVRDSSLTRFTTGVRVVPLSERPALGNRLWRVSETAAEGATTALVAPDLALTEQERNVAMPLFQA